One window from the genome of Paraclostridium sordellii encodes:
- a CDS encoding sigma-70 family RNA polymerase sigma factor — MNDVNLIDRLVQKDESALEELIEIYGDLIYRASNKILNNRELSEECVNIVLLKIWDGIKYYKKEEGLFKNWIFTLCKYTAIDIMRKEAKHTKNISKLEEYESKEDNIEDLVLMKEIIGEINKRLDELKEIDKEIFRERFENESRVKDISNKIGITPKAISLRIMRIKKFLKGINRG; from the coding sequence ATGAATGATGTGAATTTAATTGACAGGCTCGTACAAAAAGATGAGTCAGCATTAGAAGAATTAATTGAAATTTATGGAGATTTAATATATAGAGCTTCAAATAAAATATTGAATAATAGAGAACTTAGTGAAGAATGTGTAAATATAGTTTTACTTAAAATATGGGACGGTATTAAATACTATAAAAAAGAGGAAGGATTATTTAAAAATTGGATTTTTACTTTATGTAAATATACAGCCATAGATATAATGAGAAAAGAAGCAAAGCATACTAAAAATATATCAAAACTAGAAGAATATGAGAGTAAAGAAGATAATATAGAAGACCTGGTTTTGATGAAAGAAATTATAGGAGAAATAAATAAAAGATTAGATGAGTTAAAAGAAATTGATAAAGAGATTTTTAGAGAAAGGTTTGAAAATGAAAGTAGAGTTAAGGATATATCAAATAAAATAGGGATTACTCCTAAGGCTATTAG